In Mycolicibacterium nivoides, the DNA window AACACGTCGGGCGACGCCATCAGCGACTGAGTGAAATGCCGTGCGGCAGCGTCGTACCCGGCATTGGCAGGAATGTCTTTGGGCAGATACTGCTGGTCGTTGTAGCCGGGCTGGTACGCAGGCAGTGCCAACAGGCCGATCAGCGATACAGCACAGGCCGCCACGAGGATTGGTGCGGGCCAGCGAACGATCGCCGTGCCGATCCGGCGCCACCGACGGACGCTGATCTTGCGTTTGGGTTCGAACAATTTGAATCGGCTGCCCAGCGCCAGGACGGCCGGGATCAGCGTCAGTGCCACCGCAACCGCCACCACCATGCCCAGGGCGCACGGGATACCCAGGGTCCGGAAGTAGGGCAGGCGGGTGAAGCTGAGGCAGAAGACCGCGCCGGCGATGGTCAATCCCGATGCCAGCACCACCTTGCCGACGCTGCGATACGTGGTGTAGAAGGCGGTTTCCCGATCTTCAGCCGCCTGACGTGCCTCTTGATAGCGCCCGACGAAAAAGATGCCGTAGTCGGTGCCCGCCGCGATACCGAGGGTCACCAGAAGATTGACGGCATAGGTGGACAGGCCGATGAAGCCCTGATCGCCGAGGAGCGCGACGACCCCTCGCGCCACCTGTAATTGGATTCCCACCAGGAGAAGCAGGATCACCGCCGTGAAGATCGAGCGGAAGAAGAACAGGAGCATCGCCAGGATGACCGCGAGGCTCAGGCCCGTCACCAGTAGGACGGTTCGGTTGCCGCTCGCGCTCAGATCGGCGACTATCGCCGCCGGACCGGTGACATAGGCTTTGACGCCCGGGGGTGGCGAACTCCGGTCGACGATGCCCCGGACTGCTTCCAGGGACTCGTTCGACAGTGCTTGGCCCAGGTCACCCGCCAGCCCCATCTGGACGTACACAGCCTTGTTGTCGGCGCTTTCCGCTGCGCCTGCGGTGAGCGGATCCCCCCAGAAATCCTGCACGTGCTGCACATGCGCCGGGTCCGCCTTCAGCTGACGGACCAAATCGTTGTAATACCGGTGTGCCTCGTCACCGAGGGGTTGGTCACCCTCCAGGACGATGATCGCCACGCTGTTCGACGTCGCTTCGCCGAAGTTCACACCCATACGCTGGATCGCCTCGAACGAAGGCGCATCGTTGGGGATCAGTGATACGGAGTGCTCTTTCTCCACCTGCTCCAGCGGGGGGACGACCGCGCTCAGGACATAGGCGATCACCAACCAGCCGATGATGATCGGCACCGCCAGCAGGCGGATCATCCGCGCGATGAACGGCGGCTTGGCGGTGGTTGCCTGGTTACTCATGCTGCCTTCAGAAGGCAATAGGTGAACGCGCTTTCCCCGGTCTCCACCTTTTCCGACTTGACCTCGTCATCCACGATGATGCGGCAGCCGATTCTGTTGCTGTCGCCCTGCGCAATGACGTTGACCATGGCCGTGGCCTCGGTCATCGGGAACTTCAACGACCATGGCAGGCTCGCCCCTTCGACAAACCGCGGCTCTGCATCGACGTCGAAATAACTGATGTTGGCCACCGTCCCAGGCGGCCCGAACACCTCGTACACCAGTTGTTTGGGGTCGTACGGCTTACGTTTCTCGAGCTCGGTGTCGGCGTACGCGGGGCGGGTCTGGGAGCCGAACACGCCGTGCAACCGCATGACGGTGAAGCCTCCGGCACCGAGGACGACCAATACCAGTAGCGGAATCCATAACCGCTTCAAAACCCCCAAAGCACGAACCCCCTGAATCCGTGGCCTAGCCCGGGCAATCCATGTCGCGGGAACCAGCGATGCACATATTCCGCCCCCCATGCGATGCCGGCAACTCGAATGCGGTGCGCATCCCAGACCGGCCGTGAGGAGGGATCACGGCATACACGCGGCACATCGAGCAGGACAATCCGAACCTGACCAGTAGAGCATTCAGGTGACCTCCCATATCTGCCCATTCCCAAGGTGATACGGGATCGTAATGCATTTTGCGTGGTCTCCGACGCGGAACGGAATTTAACGCGGCTAACGGTTCTCACGGCGCGGAATTACCATTGTTTGACTTTGCAAAGAAATTCAAGATTGCCGAGTTCACCGCATTTGGCCGTTCCAGAAAGCCGAGGTGCCCGGCGTCAGCGATCTCGAGATAGCGCCCGTGCGGCAGCGCATCCGCCACCTCCGCTCCGAGATGCGGCGGCATCACCAGGTCATCGGCGAATCCGATCACGAGAACCGGTGTGGTGATCGTCCGGTAGGCGGCCCGGCGGTCGTTCTGCGGGGCCACGCCATACTGAGCGCGGACCCCCGGTGTCAGCTTCGCGGGCCACCTGGTGAAAGTGTCGATCCAGTCCCGGACGGCAGCCTCGTTGTTCAAGGTCTTCGGTGAAAAGTTCTCCAGTAGGCGCAGTTTCGCCTCATATGTGGCGGGCAACTGGACATCGGCCCTGGCGAGGTCACGTTCGGCGGTACGGAAGAACTCGCGCGTCAGATCGTGGCGCCCCCGGGTGGCCATGAGAGCGGCCTGGCTCACCAACCCGGGCCGGGACAGCATCAGTTCCTGTGCGATATATGAGCCCATCGAGACCGCCACCACCCGGACCGGTGCGATTTCGAGTCGCTCGAGCAACTGCGCCGTGTCGGCCACCATCGTTGCCGACGTGAAGCCGTCGGCATCCGCCGTAGCGCCGACACCCCTGTTGTCGAACGTGATGACCCGGTAGCCGGCGGCGCGAAATGCCGGAACCTGATAGAGATCCCAGGTGCGTCCGACGCCGCCCTGCCCGGCGATGAACAGAACAGGCTCACCGTCTCCACGGTCTTCGTAGGCCAGGTTCACTTCCCACCCGCCCGCACAGGTTGCTATGCGTCCAGGCGGGCGAACTCGCCCTGCCGGTACTGATCGACGCACGCCGCACGCCGGACCTTGCCGCTCGTCGTGATCGGAATCGAACCAGGCGGCACCAGAACCAGATCCGCGACACCCAGGCTGTGCGTGTTGAAGATCGCCGAGGTCACTTCACGCTTGACCGCGGAAAGCTGGTCCGCGGGCGTCTCGGGCGACTCGGCCCGCTTCCTGACTTCGATGATGACGACGAGCTTCTCGGTATGGCCGTCCGGCACCGCAATGGCCGCACACCGGCTCCGGCTGATCTCCTGGATCGTCGCCTCGATGTCGTCGGGAGAGTGGTTACGCCCGTAGACGATCAGCAGGTCCTTGATGCGACCGATGACGAACAGCTCGCCGTCGAACATGAATCCTGAGTCCCCGGTGCGCAACCACGGCCCCTCGGGCGTGCCTGCCGACGGAGCGACGAGGCTGGCACCGAAGGTTGATTCGGACTCCTGCGGTCTGTGCCAGTAGCCGCTTGCGACGTTGTCCCCGTGCACCCAGATCTCCCCTACGGTGCCGGGCGGACACTCGGTATTCGTCTCGGAATCGACGATCCGGATCGTCGGCGAGACCGGGATGCCGTAGCTGACCAGCGGTGTACCTGCGCCGTTGCGGCAGCGCCGCGCGGTGCCCGCGGTCAGCGACTCCGATTCGAAGCGCACGATCGCCGGCGGTTCCCCAGATTCGCGGGTCGCGACGTACACCGTGGCTTCGGCGAGACCGTAAGACGGCCGTATCACCGACGCGCCCAGATTCAGCCGGGAGAAGCGCTGGGTGAAGCGCTCAAGCGTCGCCGGGTGCACTCGTTCGCTGCCGGTGATGATGGCGAGCACACTCGACAGGTCGAGGCCGGCCATGTCATCGTCCGACGTCTTGCGCACCGCCAGTTCGAACGCGAAGTTCGGTGCGGCGGTGTAGGTGCGACCGTTCGTGGCCAGCATCTGCATCCACCGGGCGGGCCGTTGCAGGAACGCCACCGGACTCATCAGCACGGCCGGGACCCCGGCGAGCACCGGTGCGCATACTCCCAGATACAAGCCCATGTCGTGATAGAAGGGCAGCCACGAGACGATGGTGGAGCCTTCCGGGATGACATTGTTGAATTCCGCGAAGTAGCCCGACGTCAACTGTTCGTAGTTGGCCAGCAGGTTCCGGTGCGACATCATCACCCCGGCGGGCCGGCGAGTCGACCCGGATGTGTACTGCAAATAGGCCGTGTCCGTGACACTTTCGCTCTGCAACCCACTGCGTGCCGGGGCACTGAAATCCAACGTGTCGACCTCGACGATCGCCGGAGCCGATGCGGAATCCGATCTCACATACTCGGCCACTACGCCGGCGACCGCCGAGGTGGTGAGAATGACCGTCGGCGCCGCGTCCTGCAGCACCGAGCTGACCCGCTCATCGCTGACGCCACCGAGCGGAACCGCCAGCGGAACGGCGATTCGCCCCGCCTGCATCGCGCCGAAGAAGGCGACGATGTAATCCAGCCCCTGCGGCGCAAGGATGAGTGCACGATCACCCGGCGAGCCGAGGCTGCCGAGTTCTCGCGCGACGCCACACGCGCGCCGATACAGCTGCGAGTACGTCAGGCTCGTTGCCGAGCCCTCCCAATTATTTTCGTAGTCAATAAATGTCGCCGCGTTGTCGTCGCCCTGCAGGCCGGCACGTTCCCGCAGCAGCGTCAAAATGGATGCCTCTCCCACGGAGGTCAGGGTATCGCGGTAATCATGACTGCATATCCGGAACCATCAGCAAATTCCAATTCAATGACCTTATGAATCACACCGAGGTCATTACCATCCGCCTCGCAACCGCGAACGAACAATGCTGCGCCCGCTTCGATGGCCTCTGATCTTGACTGTCATGGCCGATGCCCCGAAACTGCCGCGAAGTGCTTGCGATCGTTCCTATCTCACCTGTGGATTGATCAGATTCTGAGACAGCATTCCGCAGCGAACATACTGTTAATGATTGTGACCGCCCTCGACGGCCGCTGAGCCACTAATGGCCGCACGACACTGGCGGCCTAATTCTGTGGCTCAGCGGACGAATACAGGGTATCGAGCCTGACAGCGGCCGAACCGCGGAAAGGCCTGCCGGGAGGAGGGGCAATTGACCGCATCCGAGATCGTGAGCGGGGAACGTCCGGGTGCGGATACCGGCACCGATACACCCCGGCCGCGCGTCACGCCGGTCACTCCCATTGCCGTCATCGGCATGTCCTGCCGGCTTCCCGGTGGCATCGACTCCCCCGAACTCTTGTGGGAGGCCCTGATTCGGGGCGATGACTTTGTCACCGAAGTCCCGCCCGACCGTTGGGACGCCGACGAGTACTACGACCCGGAGCCGGGGGTGCCTGGTCGGTCGGTGTCCAAGTGGGGCGCCTTCCTCGACGACGTCGCCGGCTTCGATGCCGACTTCTTCGGTATCAACGAACGCGAGAGTGCCGCACTCGATCCCCAGCACCGATTGTTGCTGGAAACCTCCTGGGAGGCCATGGAGCACGCGGGCCTCACGCGGGAAGCCTTGTCGGACTCGCCGACCGGCGTGTTCGTCGGACTGACGCACGCCGACTACCAGATGCTGGCCGCCGACGCTCAGTCCTTGGAAGCGGCATACGGCTTCAGCGGCAACAACTTCAGCCTGGCGTCCGGCCGGATCGCTTACGCCCTCGGCGTCCACGGGCCTGCGCTCACGGTGGACACGGCGTGTTCGTCCGGCCTGACCGCGATACACCTGGCCTGCCGCAGCCTGCACGAGGGCGAAAGCGATTTCGCGTTGGCCGGCGGCGCCACCTTGGCGTTGGACCCGCGCAAGTTCGCTTCGGGTTCGGCGGAGGGAATGCTCTCGGCGACCGGACGCTGCCATGCCTTCGATGCCGCAGCCGACGGATTCGTAGGAGGCGAAGGCTGCGTCATGGTGTTGCTCAAGCGGTTGCCGGACGCCGTGCGTGATGGCGACCGGATCCTCGCCGTCATCCGCGGCACGGCCGCCAACCAGGACGGTCATACCGTGAACATCGCGACGCCGTCGGATGCCGCACAGACCGCCGTGTACCGAGCGGCGTTGACCGCGGCGGGCGTGGATCCCGGCACGGTCGGCATGGTCGAGGCACACGGCACCGGCACGCCGGTGGGCGACCCGATCGAATACTCCAGCCTGGCCAAGGTGTACGGCGTCGACGGCCCCTGTGCGCTCGCGTCGGTGAAGACCAACATGGGGCATGCCCAGGCCGCCTCCGGGGCCATCGGTCTGATGAAGACGGTCCTCGCGATACAGCACGGCGTGGTGCCACAGAACCTGCACTTCACCCGGCTTCCCGACAAGCTCGCCGAAATCCAGACCAATCTCTTTGTGCCCCAGGCGACAACACCGTGGTGCACCAACGGGCATCATCCCCGGCGGGCGGCGGTGTCATCGTATGGATTGTCGGGGACCAATGTGCACGCCGTCTTGGAGCAGGCGCCGGTCCCGGCGCCTCAACCCGCAGCTGCAGACTCCGCGCTTCCGGCTTCGCCGGTTCCGATGCTGTTCCCGCTGTCGTCCACCTCGGCCGACGAGCTGCGTCACACGGCCGGCCGGCTGGCCGACTGGCTACAGACACACGAGGATGTCGCCCTACCGGATCTCTCCTACACCCTGGCCCGCCGACGCGTGCACAGGCCGGTGCGCACCGCCGTCAGCGCGAACAGCCGACCTGATCTCATCGCCGCGTTACGCGAGGTCGCCGACGGCGACACTCCCTACCAAGCCGCGGTCGGTCGCGACGACCGCGGCCCGGTCTGGGTGTTCTCCGGTCAGGGTTCGCAGTGGGCGGGCATGGGCGCCGAGCTCTTGGCGACCGAACCGGTGTTCGCCGCCACGGTGGCGCAGGCCGAGCCGGTCATTGCTGCCGAGTCAGGATTCTCGGTGACCGAGGCGATGTCGGCCCCGGAGGTCGTCAACGGTCAGGACCGGTTGCAACCGACGTTGTTCACCATGCAGGTCGCCATGGCCGCCACCATGAAGGGGCACGGGGTGCGGCCCGGAGCCGTCATCGGCCACTCCCTGGGTGAGGCCGCGGCAGCGGTCGTCGCCGGGGCACTGTCGTTGGAGGACGGGCTGCGGCTCATCTGCCGCCGGTCCCGGCTGATGTCCCGAATCTCCGGAAAGGGCGCCACGGCCGCAGTGGAATTGCCTGCCAAGCAGGTACTTTCGGAGCTGACCGGCCGCGGTATCAACGATGTCGTGGTGGCGGTGGTGGCTTCGCCACAGTCCACCGTGATCGCAGGCACCACACAGATGGTGCGCGATCTCGTGGCGGATTGGGAACTACGTGGGGTGATGGCTCGCGAGGTTCCCGTCGATGTGGCCTTCCACTCACCGCAGGTCGAGCCCATCGTCGGAGACCTGGCCGAGGCCCTTGCAGACCTCAAACCCATGACACCGGAGATTCCGTTCTATTCGGCGACCCTGTTCGATCCACGCGAGCAGCCGGTGTGCGATGCCGACTACTGGGTGACCAACATGCGCCGGATGGTGCGCTTCGCCTCCGCCGTACAAGCCGCGCTGGAGGACGGCTATCGCGTGTTCGCCGAGCTTTCGCCACATCCGCTGCTCACCCGAGCGCTCGAGCAGACCGCAAGCGGCCGCGAGACGCCGCTGGCCGCCCTGGCCGCGATGCGCAGACAGCAAGAGATGCCGGATGGGCTGCGCGGGCTCCTCGTCGATCTGCACAGTGCAGGTGCTGCGGTCGATTTCTCTGTCCTGTGCCCCGACGGCCGGCTGGTGGATGCGCCACTGCCTAGCTGGACGCACCGCCGGCTGTGGCTCAGCGGCGGCGGTCAGGAACACCCGACCCACGGCGGTTGCACCATCGCAGTTCACCCGCTGCTGGGCGCCAACGTGCGGCTGCACGAGGAACCGGAACGCTACGTGTGGCAGGCCGACGTCGGCACTGCCGCCCAGCCATGGCTCGCAGATCACCAAATACGCACTGTTGCAGTACTTCCGGGTGCGGCGTACTGCGAGATGGCGCTGGCTGCGGCGCAGGCCGTGCTGGGAGAGACTTCCGAAGTCCGCGACATCCGGTTCGAGCAGGCACTGCTCCTGGACGAACAGACAGTGGTCGGAGCCTCCGCCTCGGTGTCATCACCCGGCGTGGCCGCCTTCACCGTCGAGACCGATGAGGAGGGCCAGCAAGCTCGGCACGCAACCGCGGTCCTGCACGCGGCAGCGGACGAGCAACCCCCTGCGTACGACATGTCGGCGGTCGTTACCGCCCATCCCTGCGACGAGGACGGCGCAGAGGTGCGTAATCGCGTGGGCCTGCACGGCATTCAGTACGGTCCGGCGTTCACCGGTCTGGTCACCGTGCGTACCGGCGAGACGGAAGCCCGCACGGTCCTCGCCGAGGTTGCCCTCCCCCGCTCGATCCGCTCCCAGCAGGACGCGTACGGCGTGCACCCGGCACTTCTGGATGCCTGCTTCCAATCGGTCGAGGCACATCCCGACGTTCAGGCGCTCGGCGGCGACGTGCTGGGATTGCCGCTGGGCGTGCGGCGGCTACGCGCCTACAGCTCGGCCCGCAACGCGCACTACTGCTACACGCGATTGATCAAGGCCGACGCAACCGGTATCGAGGCCGACATCGATGTGCTCGACAAGGACGGCACAGTCCTGCTGACCGTGCAGGGGCTTCGCCTTGGCACCGGCGCCTCCGGCAGCGGACACGACGATCAGGTTTTCAGCGAGCGGCTGC includes these proteins:
- a CDS encoding AMP-binding protein gives rise to the protein MGEASILTLLRERAGLQGDDNAATFIDYENNWEGSATSLTYSQLYRRACGVARELGSLGSPGDRALILAPQGLDYIVAFFGAMQAGRIAVPLAVPLGGVSDERVSSVLQDAAPTVILTTSAVAGVVAEYVRSDSASAPAIVEVDTLDFSAPARSGLQSESVTDTAYLQYTSGSTRRPAGVMMSHRNLLANYEQLTSGYFAEFNNVIPEGSTIVSWLPFYHDMGLYLGVCAPVLAGVPAVLMSPVAFLQRPARWMQMLATNGRTYTAAPNFAFELAVRKTSDDDMAGLDLSSVLAIITGSERVHPATLERFTQRFSRLNLGASVIRPSYGLAEATVYVATRESGEPPAIVRFESESLTAGTARRCRNGAGTPLVSYGIPVSPTIRIVDSETNTECPPGTVGEIWVHGDNVASGYWHRPQESESTFGASLVAPSAGTPEGPWLRTGDSGFMFDGELFVIGRIKDLLIVYGRNHSPDDIEATIQEISRSRCAAIAVPDGHTEKLVVIIEVRKRAESPETPADQLSAVKREVTSAIFNTHSLGVADLVLVPPGSIPITTSGKVRRAACVDQYRQGEFARLDA
- a CDS encoding MmpS family protein; its protein translation is MKRLWIPLLVLVVLGAGGFTVMRLHGVFGSQTRPAYADTELEKRKPYDPKQLVYEVFGPPGTVANISYFDVDAEPRFVEGASLPWSLKFPMTEATAMVNVIAQGDSNRIGCRIIVDDEVKSEKVETGESAFTYCLLKAA
- the pks2 gene encoding sulfolipid-1 biosynthesis phthioceranic/hydroxyphthioceranic acid synthase, which translates into the protein MSCRLPGGIDSPELLWEALIRGDDFVTEVPPDRWDADEYYDPEPGVPGRSVSKWGAFLDDVAGFDADFFGINERESAALDPQHRLLLETSWEAMEHAGLTREALSDSPTGVFVGLTHADYQMLAADAQSLEAAYGFSGNNFSLASGRIAYALGVHGPALTVDTACSSGLTAIHLACRSLHEGESDFALAGGATLALDPRKFASGSAEGMLSATGRCHAFDAAADGFVGGEGCVMVLLKRLPDAVRDGDRILAVIRGTAANQDGHTVNIATPSDAAQTAVYRAALTAAGVDPGTVGMVEAHGTGTPVGDPIEYSSLAKVYGVDGPCALASVKTNMGHAQAASGAIGLMKTVLAIQHGVVPQNLHFTRLPDKLAEIQTNLFVPQATTPWCTNGHHPRRAAVSSYGLSGTNVHAVLEQAPVPAPQPAAADSALPASPVPMLFPLSSTSADELRHTAGRLADWLQTHEDVALPDLSYTLARRRVHRPVRTAVSANSRPDLIAALREVADGDTPYQAAVGRDDRGPVWVFSGQGSQWAGMGAELLATEPVFAATVAQAEPVIAAESGFSVTEAMSAPEVVNGQDRLQPTLFTMQVAMAATMKGHGVRPGAVIGHSLGEAAAAVVAGALSLEDGLRLICRRSRLMSRISGKGATAAVELPAKQVLSELTGRGINDVVVAVVASPQSTVIAGTTQMVRDLVADWELRGVMAREVPVDVAFHSPQVEPIVGDLAEALADLKPMTPEIPFYSATLFDPREQPVCDADYWVTNMRRMVRFASAVQAALEDGYRVFAELSPHPLLTRALEQTASGRETPLAALAAMRRQQEMPDGLRGLLVDLHSAGAAVDFSVLCPDGRLVDAPLPSWTHRRLWLSGGGQEHPTHGGCTIAVHPLLGANVRLHEEPERYVWQADVGTAAQPWLADHQIRTVAVLPGAAYCEMALAAAQAVLGETSEVRDIRFEQALLLDEQTVVGASASVSSPGVAAFTVETDEEGQQARHATAVLHAAADEQPPAYDMSAVVTAHPCDEDGAEVRNRVGLHGIQYGPAFTGLVTVRTGETEARTVLAEVALPRSIRSQQDAYGVHPALLDACFQSVEAHPDVQALGGDVLGLPLGVRRLRAYSSARNAHYCYTRLIKADATGIEADIDVLDKDGTVLLTVQGLRLGTGASGSGHDDQVFSERLLTVEWQQRDLPEVEYAEAGSWLLISAPDGPDAATDTLSSILKDRGAQCTTMSWPNQADDTLTCAQLGNHLRAGRFTAVVVLTSPNNGDHNDQSPLLGREYLRHMVHIARELPEMSGELPRLYVVTRNAQTVVAGDVANLDQAELRGLIRVIGTEHPHLTATQIDVDEATGVEQLAQQLLSGSDEDETAWRNGRWYTARLCLAPLRPEERQTTVAHLERDRMRLQIRTPGDLESMELVACEHVPPGSGQIEVAVSASSINFADVLVAFGRYPAFDGHLPQLGIDFAGVVTAVGPDVTDHKVGDRVGGLCADGCWGTFVTCDARLAATLPAGLTDAEAAALTIATATAYYGLNDMARIKSGDKVLIHSATGGVGQAAMAIARAAGAEIFATAGSEQRRQLLRDMGVEHVYDSRTLEFADHIRQDTDGYGVDIVLNSVTGAAQRAGLELLAFGGRFVEIGKRDIYGDTRLGLFPFRRNLSFYAVDLALMSVSHPDRLRELLETVYLLTAEGDLPRPEVTHFPLADAATAIRMMSGAQHTGKLVLDIPHTGSSRLVVPPSQVRVFRPDGAYIVTGGLGGLGLFIAEKMAASGCGRIVLSSRTQPSARALEILERIRATGVDVLVECGDIAESGTAERLVAVATADGLAVRGVLHAAGVIEDAALTNITDELIERDWAPKVYGAWNLHTATADQPLDWFCSFSSAAALVGSPGQGAYAAANSWLDAFSLWRRSQGLPGTAIAWGAWGQIGRGTALAEGAGIAIAPDEGAYAFEALLRHDRAYTGYAPITGTPWLSVFAERSPFAEAFRSTGQSATGTSKLRAELDDLPPDEWAAKLRHVISDQVSVILRRSVDPDRPLSEYGMDSLGALELRTRIENETGIRISATGITTVHGLADLLCEKLLPAGAA
- a CDS encoding alpha/beta fold hydrolase — protein: MNLAYEDRGDGEPVLFIAGQGGVGRTWDLYQVPAFRAAGYRVITFDNRGVGATADADGFTSATMVADTAQLLERLEIAPVRVVAVSMGSYIAQELMLSRPGLVSQAALMATRGRHDLTREFFRTAERDLARADVQLPATYEAKLRLLENFSPKTLNNEAAVRDWIDTFTRWPAKLTPGVRAQYGVAPQNDRRAAYRTITTPVLVIGFADDLVMPPHLGAEVADALPHGRYLEIADAGHLGFLERPNAVNSAILNFFAKSNNGNSAP